aaatTGCCTCTCATTAGCACAGCAccaggcaggaggctccaccagTGAGTTGGGAGGTGCCAccgttttgacttttttgacacacacacacacgaaccaCCCAGAGGAACAATGGCCgcacaatttaaaaagtcacattaGGGACCGTCATAAATGAGCGACAAAAGGGTTGCCTTCCCAAATTGATCCCTGCCCCCATGTGCCAGCTACTTTCGCTCCATCAGCGTGGCTGTGGCAGTGTTACCTCCAGGGTGATGCAAAGGGCAGCCCCAATGTGTGTGCCAGTTGTCTGAGGTTGTTGCAGCAACACACCAGACCAGTCACCTAGCAATGCCTTGTAGCCAGGCCTGCAGGAGGGTCCCGTCAATGGGGCAATGGGGTGGCTGTGCCTGTACCATTGGCTGGGAACCCCTGACAGCAGCCACCCTGCCTTCTCCTGGTTGGGTGCTTGTGTGCGCTCTGAATCACAACTTGTCCTTCGTTGTCTTTGGAGATGCttcggttgtcccaaaggtgcttttttccaaaaggcaactggactttcttggctttttcccccccattgaagacgtctcgcttctcatccaagaagcttcttcagttctagtcAAAGCttttcagttagaactgaagcagcttcttggacgAGGAGCAAAATGTTTGCaggaaagaaacaaaaccaactggagaaagtccagttgccttttggaaaaaaaacacctttgggacctgATTTTGCGGCCTGATTGGAGCCTCTTAAGCCCAGAGCAAATTCCTCCCAGAACAGCCCTGCAGGAAAGGGGTCTCTGGCCTTGAAGacaaatgggagggggggggggggagtcttacTGGCAGGGTCGCTGGGAAGCTGTTCCTCCTGCAGGTAGTACTGTATCTTTTGCAGATCCTCTGTGGTAAACCTCCACTTGTTTTCGGCGGCGTGGGCGAGGGGCGGCGGAGGCGGGGTGGCTTTTTTCCGGGAGTTTCCTTGCTGACTGGCCACCAGGCAGGAGGCGGGGAAGGAGCCGGTCACCAGGCCTTCGGGGATCTTCTGAGCAATGACTCGGAGACCTGGGAGAACAGGAGGACGACAAGATGGCAGGGAAGTCTAAAAAATATGCAGTGGTTAGGACGGCACAAAAAAGAAATTGCAAGCAGCCTGCCTtcttccatcgaggacctgtacgctgcaggagtcaaaaagagggccgcaaaaatatctacagacccctcgcatcctggacgtaaatggtttcaactcctaccctcaaaacgacgctatagggctctgcacaccagaacaactcgAGACAAggagttttttttctctctcatgcCATCAcagctaaacaactaattcccactaCTTGTCCTTATGCCCTGGGATGTCAAACCACGTAGTAGGACGCTATTACCTTTCCAATTACATATTTCCTTcgcttcttatgactataactttgtggTTCGTAACTCGTGACTTATGTTGActgtttatttagtatcctatgactatcattgggTGTTTTATGATTTGTGATGATAGTATTtcatgattatgatcatgatttatcacttgttgcttatatgtacactgagagcttctctACTGGagacgaattccttgtgtgtccaatcacacttggccaataaagaattctgttctgttccaattctattctattttctattcttctctattctctatattctgcatcctattttattcctattcctttctattccattccattccaattttctattctattttctgttctattttctattctattctaattctaattctttctCATTCTAAAAATCTCCCTCCAATTACAGGGATAGAGTCAGGAGAGGCGGTCCTAATGCCCACTTCCTCGCCTTTCTCTGTGCTCAGTGGATCCCAGCTGGGAAGGAGGTTAATCCTAAGGCCTCCGAGCCTTCCTACCTCCAGAAAGCATGAACAGATTCTCGAAGCCCCGCTCGCACATGGTGGTGGCTGCTTGGCTGGCCACCCTCTCGTCATCGTCATAAAGGATGATAATCTTCCCGTGAGCATTTTTCTAGCGGATGGAGGGGTTAAGGGTCCAAAGTTCCATGGGGAGAAGAGACAGATGGAGAAGCAGCCTTCCCCCAGTCCTCCTCCCTCTTGAGTCTGTTTCTGAgggtccttggtgcactctgagcttggttgttttcttgcagacgtttcatgacccagccaAGGAACGTCATCACTTCACAAAGGATACGTATTCCAAAATGCTGTTGGTGTAGGGATTCATCGTTCGGGAGAGAGTAGCGATGGGATAGGAGTGAGCTGAAAGGCAAGAGAAACATGTTAGGAAAAAGCACAAAGGAACTGGGTCAAATAACAGAGGCTGAGTCCAAAGCATTAGGCTCTTAGATGGAGATGGAGGCCGAGCTTCTACAGCAGGGCTCTCCgaacctgggaactttaagacttgtggatttcaactcccagaattcctcaactagcTAGGATTTCTAATATGAGGCTGAGCAGCCTACTCAGACGCTTCCAttctgggtccagtgcctgatgcacagagggcagaggagaggagagcagtggaaatctatgggccggttctcgggacggaagagccactgctgctagcaaagccccaccctagctctggggataaaaggcagggggcggagatgaatagatgtggcagacaacccAGTTAGAAGGAAGGGTCTGTGGCAGGGAGAGTGGCCCCTTCTGTCCTCCCACAAAATGCCCCTGCGGTGAGTCCCTTTGTCTCACCTCCCACAAGGTGGCACTGGTCATAGGCATCTCGCTCTCGCACGTCCAGCAGCAGGTAAGGGCAGTCGGGATAAGGTCCATCGTTTGGAACCTGCGTCTCCTTGGGGTCGCCTTTGCCCAGGTCCAGCTCGCCTACCCCACTGATGACACTGGGAGAAAGAAGTGACGTTAGGGACCCCGGAATAAGGTTTCCTTAGATCCTTCCTGGATCTAAACTGCTGGCTTCTGCAGCAATCGGTATCCAAGAGAAAGTCTCTCAGGCGGTCAGTAGAAAGGagaaagatccccccccccccaaatcacagGTGTTGGCgagcaccccacccccacccccccaagagcTGAGAATTtgggtctgtggagattctcagtcctccaggtcagggttgtcccaaaggtgcttttttttcaagaagcaactggattttcttgtttttttcttttgaagacctttcacttcttcagctctgacaggatagtggggaatataaaccattctccaccatcctatccgagctgaagaaacttcttggatgagaagcgaaaggtcttcaaaagaaaaaaaaatgcctttgtgAGAATTTGAGTGTTCTGCTGACTTTTTTTAGGCTCGTTGCAAAAATAAGGATTATAGATCGAAAACTAAGCTCAGGAAGAATGGCAGAATGGAAGCCCAAACCCCACAGGTTCAGACTAAGGCCATCTATTATCAAATCTGATAGGAGAGAATCTTGGTAGTTCAAGATTGAACCGtggggttccttggtgctctctgagctgggtggttttcctgcagacgtttcatgacccagctaggtaacatcaccagtgctagaaggaagtggggtttgtggagaagaggaggacaaaactcatttaacaactgtcttgtttaacaacagaaatgttgggctcaattgtggccataagctgaggactatcttgTACTGTCGATCTCTCcccttgtcagggttccaaatagcatccaaaagtcaaTCAGAGttcgaggcaaaggattcctctaagttccaatttatgaagagagccatgttggcacatctgggaaaagccgaatctgacagcttcccggttttccccacccagttgaaagatcaagatctcccccccacacacccacaagtccaccccatggtccaatctcccactgccatgctggcagttccacccatccagatctggtcaggtgcagagacaaaggatgaccttggctttctagaaggaattttgttatggctacatctcaTCCAACTCTGTATAACCCCAACCGCCCCCCCTcagtttcccacaatagaaaatgcataatagaataaagtgtggcaggcctaagagccaaaaggaaagatggctaaCAGGCCTGATACCCTTCTAACTGGGTTTTGCCTAAGAACTGAGCCATCGTGGTTTAATCAGAGGTTTTTGCAGGGAGTTAAGGGAATCTCCatatagagaggagaggagaggaggggagggcaaGGAGGGAGACCGCTGCATATTGGATACCTCTGTAAGGTGGAACGATATGACTCTCCAGCTCCGGTGTTGTTGATGAACAGGATGGGACTGGCTGGCGTCTCCTCCTCGGGGCTGCCTTTGCCGTTGGTCTCTGCTACCTCAAGATTGGTCTCTGTAGGAGCAGCGTCGCCTTCTGAAAAGGGGCAAGTGAAAGGGGTATGTAACTCTCAGACCCACAGCGAGATGTTGGAAGCACCCCCAAGGTCCATCTCAGTTTGCTTCTTCCAGGATGTGGAGGGCTTGCAAGCAGGAGTAGCTCATCCTCTCTTTCCCCACCACTGTCCCCTTGCAACGGGAATCCCTTGATCCAAAGATGAACACAGACATTTCAGGACTAACGGCCTTGAAATGCATCcggttttttaatatatttatttatatcccgcctttattattgttatttttacaaaactCAAGACAATGAACATATCCATCAcagcttcctcttcctattttccccacaacaacaaaacAACCCTGAGAGGTGGATTGGGTTGGCAAAGAGGgagtggctcaaagtcaccttgTCGGTTTTTATGCCTAAatcgggattagaactcacagcctcctggtgattggcccaaaatcacccagccagctttcgaggcgggattagaactcataggTTCCTGTTGATTGAGTAAGTAATCTAgacagctttcatgtctaaggtgggactagaactcaccatctcctggtgactggcccaaagccacccagccagcttttgtgcctaaggtgggactagaattcacagcctcctggtttctagcctgataatCATTAAACCAACTGGCTGTGCCCATTCAGATACTATATCAATTGTTTTATAGGCATCTGCTAAGAGGCAGAGCAGAGGTTTTGCATACAGagacctcccctctccccccgcccTATGAAATGTGAGAATCCCATTTAAAAATCCTCCCAAATTCCATAGAGGGACTCAGATGTGTCTCTGGCTTCAGGATGCAAAGCAACCATTTTGTGTATTTAATCGATGTATGTAGCTGTTGCTTGACATGCGATCCAGAGTGGGATAGAGGTGAAACACAGAACAGTACAAAAATAAATTAGCACAATGTAGATGAAGTTTTTGTATGAATAACTGTTAAATTTTTGTGTGCTTTATCTtgctgtaaactgttcagagtcGCCTTGAACTATgaaatgggcagcaaataaatttgatagtaagtaagtaagtaagtaagtgagCGAgcgagtgaggaaggaaggaaggaaggaaggagaaacccTCACAACAAGAAGGaatgagggaaggagagagaaggaaagaagaaagaaagaaagaaagacagtaaGCTTCTAGCCAACCTCCTTTcctaataggattttttttaaaagaatatgaaTTTAATTTGTAAGCCGCTTTGtgacaagatgggcagcaaacaaatgacataaatcaataaatcaccATCTAGTTTCTGGCCTTCTTCAGGTGGCCCTTTCAAAGTTTCATCCGACAGAGTGGCAACCTGAATAACCTGCAGGAAGAAGAAAGGGCAGAAATCAACCTAGGTCTAGGacaatgtttctcagccttgacaaTTTTAAGGTGTGTAGACCtccagtcccagaattccccagctagcgcTATTGAGAGTGTTTgtctctttagcaatagcaatagcacttaagacttaatGAACCTTCTGCTGCTTAGTTGAATGTTTCTCAACTCAGGGTacttttaaggtgtgtggacttcaactcccagaaatctggATTGGGGTTTGTGtagggatgctggctggggaattctgggagttgtaaggCTGCCAGGGTGGAGAACTGCTGGTCTAGAAATTGCAGGACCACAGGCCTGGGGCCATGAAGTTGGGGAGGGGTTTTCTAAAGTCAGTCAGAGCCCTCTCCCCACCTGGTTTCTGTACAGACCCCACTCATCCCCACTGAGATggccagagctggaagggaggggAGTGTTTAATGTTCATGGACAAAACCAGGAACTTACCAGTTGGGCAAATGTAGACACTTTTAGTCTCTTGAAGAGCTCATCTTTCTTGTATCTGTAATCTGTAAAACACAGAGGAGTATTCCGTTAATAAACTCAGTAAAGGACAAAGCTTTTAATTTAGAAAAATCTGGAATTTCCAGGCAGTTCACGCAATGTGTTTCAGGTACAAGTCACCAGGAACAAGAGCAGTTCAAAACACTCAAAAGTTTATGACATGCTACCTGTACACAAGAATTTGATTTACTGATGGTCAAGCCAAATTGGGGCTAGAAAAGGGTCAAGGGAATTCATGGGGGGCAGGTGGGGGCCTGGACTTGGGTCTCTCATGGGAACGCagtgactccaaactgatgatgcatttgaccccgtCCTCGGGCTCTGCCTGCTTATCTTCTACTCTGATTGTCTCCAAATTTGGCcacttaaagacttgtggacttcaactcccagaattctgggaattgaagttcacaagtcttaaagtttggaGTCGCCTGTCCTATATcatgagctgcccagagttgttttAACGGGGTGGCCCTGTAAATCtttcaaataaataagcaaacaaatccaATTCACAGAGTACATTTTTCTCCAGTTTTGGTTTCTGAAATATGTAGAATGCACGGAAGTAAAACTTCAGCCCAATTTGAGATCTACTATgacaaattccttatgtctcTAAACTTGACTCAGTTCTCCAGTTTGAGAAAGCCCAGAGCACAGCTGTCATTTGAAAGTGCAGCTGTGTCTTCAGTAGGAGAGAGCATCTAGTTTTCTTTGTGCTTTGTCAAAgcagtttattttattaattttgggTGTATCCCGCCAAGTccaggtggcaaacatatctattACTCctgctttcctcctcctattttcaccacaataaccctgtgaggggAGCTGGGCTGACAGTGAGAtggggcccaaagtcacccagtgggctttcacacctaagacaggactacaattcaccgtctcctggtgattgacccaaagtcatccagccagttctaaggtgggactagaactcagcgtATCCTGGTTTCAGCCTAtgtcttcaccactagaccaaactaactCTTGATTTCATCCATTTGAAGCAAACTTGAAAGCAGAGGGTGTCcaatgggcttcaactcccatgcatggttgcctggggaattctgggatttgaagtccacagttcttaaggttgccaagattggacatgcCTGCTTTCAATCTCTTGCCCAATATGTGCCAAGCCCTCCCTAGGCTGATAATCGGAGGTTTGATGAAAAGGAATGATAAGAATTCCAGATAATATGagcaaagaaaagaacaagaattACTTGACTTATTATTTTCACAGTCTACAGAAATGGACTTTGGCActattaaaacaaaaatctttcaCCACCTGATAATAGCCTGAAAACAAGGATGATTTCCCATAAGGATCAGaccaagaatatttatttatttatttagtgtatggctaGAGCTCTGCATATCAGTGATTTACAAATGTAGTTTAAATAAAGCACCAGCaaatatatagataatatatataaGATATGTGGACAATTGGACCAAGATATTTTACTGCAAAAAGTCccattaaaaaatgcaagcaagCACAAAGATACAATAGTTTCCTGACTATAATTTTTGCATCTTTGCCCTGTTGGCTCTAATATTTTAGCAAAGATCATAAATGCCCCCCAAATCTGAGACCTTCCTGAGGTGCCCACTACAACATCCATCACCCCAGCAGCCCAAAAATCACAGTTCCTCCCAAGTCCCCAGCGCAGTCTACCTGGAGCTGATTCAGAAGATCCGTTCGAGTTTTCAGACATTTTAAATCCAAGATGCAACGTcggtttaagaaaaataaatgatcCTTTCAGACCAGCGGGGATGCCGGTTTTGCAAAAGAGAAATAATCTTGACTTGTCCTTTCTTGGTTCTGTCCGTCAGAGAGGCAAGTGAGGACGGCACCTGCGGGCGCCTCGGTTTTGATTTTCCAGCCTTTTTCACAACTCAACTTACACAAGAAAGACAGAAGCGACCCTGTGTGGGCTTTTCAGATTGCCTCTTAGGGCTTCATATATCCCTGAGAAAGCTCAGTTACCTAAAGCCGCACACAAGGTGCTTATTCACTTGAAGAGCACGCTTTGCCACCTAAGCAGAGTTGAAGCACAATGCCAGGCTAAGAGAAAAGGCACACCAGGGCTGCGGAGCAGAGAATTCAAAGCACAAACGAAAAAAAAGGACAGAAACACAGCAAGGATTGTGACAGTGTCACAACAAACCACGGCTAGTATTTCGGCACTCAAAAGCCTTCCATTAAAAGGAGGATGTTATGAAACCAGCTCTTTCAGCCGAACGAAGCAGTCAGGATGAAGAGCAGAGGAAGAgcgcttaaaaagaaaaataaacttaaaatgaGGATACCTGAAGTTCTGCCAACATGACACAATGGTTCTAAAATCAAAGCAGGCAGTTTAGAAACCTCTTAGGTGTTTTTCAGATTCCATCGGGACCAGCCAAGATTGCCGGGGGGGCAAAAAGATAGTAGGAACGGTGCTCGAAACGCATAATGTACTCTGGCGCCCATCCCTGGTTCATTAAGTCAGTTCCCATGCACAAAACAGACACACCCAAACTCACTGTGCAGGAAATGTTAACACTGTTGAGGTGGGGGTGTTGGGAAATGTTCTAGTCCTAATTAATGAAGGTGTGGCCAGATTATGATACCGAAACACAGGAGTTAAATTATTCTGGGAAGATGACGGAGCCTGTGTCGAGATGGGTCTTTCATGGCACCTGTGGAAGCTGAGGAGGAAAGTAAATGAATGAGGAGGaagcaggaagaggaaagagccagtttgatgtagggGTGAAAgtgctgacctagaaaccaggagagggaAAGTTCTAGTGTCGCATTAGGCATGAAACCTAgcagagtgactttgggccaatcatcaggagactgtaagCTCTAGTCGTGCCTTATGTATATAAGCcgctgggtgactgtgggccaatcactaggagacagggagttctagtcccgctttaggcatgaaaagtagctgggtgactgtgggccaatcactaggagacagggagttctagtcctaccttaagcACAAAAACTGTCTGGGTGActtggaccaatcactctctTTCGGTCCAACTCATCTCACAAAGTTGTTGatatgaggaaaataggagaatgAAAGAGCGTTAGGTATGCTTGCCTCCttcagttacttataaagtaagaaagattggataaaattataataaatgaataaaaacagcGTCTTTTTGTTACTGTTCCACCAGTGCTTCCCAAAGCTCCAAGCAACTTCTAAATGGATGGATTCTCATCAGTGGCCaagctggctggggcattctgggagttgaaatccacccatcttaaagttgccaagtttgagaaagacTGGACTAGCCTGCCACCCTCCTGTGAGCTGATTACAGACATTTGAGTTCCTATTGCAATATATGGGACTCACTTCTCTTGATCTCTTCTAGTTTTTCAGTGTACTTGGTCATACTGCTACCTGTGGAAGAAAAGACACCCAATTAGGAAAGAGATGGCCATCTTTATACCAAAAACTCTGTTTACTCCAAGTTAATCATTTATGTGTAATTAACAGGATTAGCAGGGATGGGAAATCAGAAACATCCTCGGAATGGCAAGTCTGGCTTTGGGTGCtttgaaatatgtatttatttctcaCATATTCCTCTTCAAAGGCCTCTGCAGAGAAGCCATTTTCCCCTGCCTATTTTTGTCCTCTCAATAATAGATTATGTTAATAAGGCTGAGAAAAGAAAGCCGGCTTCAGGCTTAGGCTTGTAAACAGATTATTTATTTTGACAGGCGCAACCAGGAACCCATCTATAATATTCAGTCAATGACCAGCacaaatgatgttacctagttgggtaatgaaatgtctgcaagagaacaaccaagctcagagagcaccaaggaccccacagttgtcagTGTTGCTGTtgtcatcttcctccctcccctcc
This genomic interval from Thamnophis elegans isolate rThaEle1 chromosome 7, rThaEle1.pri, whole genome shotgun sequence contains the following:
- the CEP41 gene encoding centrosomal protein of 41 kDa; amino-acid sequence: MSARRRIGDPEFLTKRIPQNPKYQHVKTRLDTGSSMTKYTEKLEEIKRNYRYKKDELFKRLKVSTFAQLVIQVATLSDETLKGPPEEGQKLDEGDAAPTETNLEVAETNGKGSPEEETPASPILFINNTGAGESYRSTLQSVISGVGELDLGKGDPKETQVPNDGPYPDCPYLLLDVRERDAYDQCHLVGAHSYPIATLSRTMNPYTNSILEYKNAHGKIIILYDDDERVASQAATTMCERGFENLFMLSGGLRVIAQKIPEGLVTGSFPASCLVASQQGNSRKKATPPPPPLAHAAENKWRFTTEDLQKIQYYLQEEQLPSDPASRLSRLSSARDCKAAAVKSSQNLPSTNPATAGLTTRSLSSSSLQNRPWR